From Acidiferrobacterales bacterium, the proteins below share one genomic window:
- a CDS encoding 50S ribosomal protein L11 methyltransferase: protein MSGSDYTSVAICCGYDMSGSVTEILEIFATCSVSILAPDNDNRTTVTALYEPGSLDLELLFSELEPLAQEDDQFRIKQEIVRDRDWVRDSQNGFKPILISGRLRICAPWHETDASSTNSLIINPGLSFGTGHHATTRMCIEFLTERVLYDCEIVDFGCGSGILALSALKLGSRFAWGIDTDCVALDESTDNADLNNLGFKFIAVHPDDFLSDVQPDVVLANLHLDALLELSETLKSLVYDDGWLAMSGVLRSQVKPVVHEYEDTFDLNVRHDDDWALISGRKKTQTT, encoded by the coding sequence GTGAGTGGCTCAGACTACACCAGTGTCGCAATCTGCTGCGGCTACGACATGTCGGGCAGCGTAACAGAGATCCTGGAAATTTTCGCGACTTGCTCTGTTTCCATTCTGGCACCGGATAACGACAATCGCACCACTGTCACCGCGCTCTATGAGCCGGGCAGCCTGGATCTGGAGTTGCTGTTCAGCGAACTCGAACCACTCGCACAGGAAGATGATCAGTTTCGTATCAAGCAGGAAATTGTTCGCGATCGGGACTGGGTGAGGGATTCCCAGAACGGATTCAAGCCGATACTGATCAGCGGCCGGTTGCGAATTTGCGCACCATGGCATGAAACTGACGCTTCTTCAACCAACAGTTTGATCATCAATCCTGGCCTGTCATTCGGGACCGGACATCATGCCACCACCAGAATGTGTATCGAGTTCCTAACCGAGCGTGTGTTGTACGACTGTGAAATTGTCGATTTCGGTTGTGGCAGTGGAATTCTCGCACTGTCAGCACTGAAACTGGGCAGTCGATTCGCATGGGGTATCGACACCGATTGTGTTGCGCTTGATGAAAGTACCGACAACGCCGACCTAAACAATCTGGGATTCAAATTCATCGCCGTGCATCCAGATGATTTTCTGTCGGATGTCCAGCCCGATGTCGTTTTGGCGAATCTTCATCTTGACGCATTGCTGGAGCTGTCCGAAACCCTGAAGTCATTGGTTTATGATGACGGCTGGCTGGCCATGTCCGGTGTTTTACGATCACAGGTGAAACCGGTCGTGCACGAATACGAGGATACCTTTGATCTGAACGTCAGACACGATGACGACTGGGCGCTGATTTCCGGCAGGAAAAAGACTCAGACGACCTGA
- the accC gene encoding acetyl-CoA carboxylase biotin carboxylase subunit translates to MISKVVIANRGEIALRILRACRDLGISTVALHSDIDGEAKYVKLADESVCIGPAPAPRSYLNIPAVIAAAEVTNANAIHPGYGFLAENADFAERVEQSGFTFIGPSPQAIRTMGNKIEAIRTMKKAGLQCVPGSGGALGSDIDEIKVEAARIGYPVLIKAAAGGGGKGLRLVENESQLQSALALSVNESAMGFGDSTLYLEKFLHNPRHIEIQILSDQYGNAVHLGDRDCSIQRRRQKLIEEAPAFDINEELRNRLGQQCVTACKELGYTGAGTFEFLFDGREFYFIEMNTRVQVEHTVTEMVTGIDIVKEQIKIAGGAKLSFRQEEIRIDGHAIECRINAEHPQTLMPSPGRIVRYHPPGGPGVRVDSHIYSNYEITPHYDSLIAKVVAHGQDRSEAIARMRGALEELVVDGVATTIELHQDILMRKKFQRGAIDINYLERIFEKQISS, encoded by the coding sequence ATGATTAGCAAGGTCGTCATCGCCAACCGGGGCGAGATCGCGCTGAGAATTCTTCGTGCCTGTCGTGATCTTGGCATATCTACAGTGGCGTTGCACTCCGACATAGATGGCGAGGCCAAGTATGTCAAACTAGCCGATGAGTCAGTGTGTATCGGTCCGGCCCCGGCTCCCCGAAGCTATCTGAATATTCCCGCTGTGATTGCCGCAGCTGAGGTGACGAACGCCAATGCCATACACCCCGGCTACGGATTCCTTGCGGAAAATGCGGATTTTGCGGAAAGAGTGGAACAAAGCGGTTTCACCTTCATCGGACCGTCCCCCCAGGCGATCCGCACCATGGGGAACAAGATCGAAGCGATCCGTACGATGAAGAAGGCCGGGTTGCAATGCGTCCCGGGATCGGGCGGCGCGCTTGGGAGTGATATTGACGAGATCAAGGTTGAGGCAGCGAGGATTGGATATCCGGTGCTGATCAAGGCAGCTGCCGGCGGTGGCGGAAAAGGGTTGCGACTCGTGGAAAACGAGTCTCAGCTTCAGTCTGCATTGGCTCTGTCCGTCAACGAATCAGCAATGGGGTTCGGGGATTCAACCCTTTATCTGGAAAAATTTCTGCACAACCCCCGCCACATAGAGATTCAGATTCTGTCAGACCAATATGGAAATGCTGTACATCTAGGTGACCGCGACTGCTCGATCCAGCGGCGCAGACAGAAACTGATCGAAGAGGCACCTGCATTTGACATCAATGAGGAGTTGCGCAACCGACTCGGGCAGCAGTGTGTCACGGCCTGCAAGGAACTTGGCTATACCGGTGCCGGCACTTTCGAGTTCCTGTTCGATGGCAGGGAGTTTTACTTTATCGAGATGAACACGCGGGTGCAGGTGGAGCATACGGTTACCGAAATGGTGACGGGGATCGACATCGTCAAGGAACAGATCAAGATAGCCGGTGGTGCGAAACTATCGTTCAGGCAGGAGGAGATTCGGATCGACGGCCATGCGATCGAGTGCAGAATCAATGCCGAACACCCGCAGACGCTGATGCCTTCACCTGGCAGGATAGTTCGCTATCACCCGCCTGGAGGCCCAGGCGTCCGGGTCGACTCGCACATATATAGCAACTACGAAATCACACCCCACTACGACTCGCTCATCGCCAAGGTCGTCGCCCACGGTCAGGATCGCAGCGAAGCGATTGCCCGGATGAGAGGCGCACTGGAGGAATTGGTCGTCGATGGCGTCGCGACAACGATAGAGTTGCACCAGGACATTCTGATGAGAAAGAAATTTCAACGTGGCGCGATTGACATCAATTATCTTGAGCGCATTTTTGAAAAACAGATCAGTTCGTGA
- the hemA gene encoding 5-aminolevulinate synthase — protein sequence MNYDKVLADSLERLKVAGNYREFTDLERHAGRYPHATDHSIGREITIWCNNDYLGMGQHPDVADAICKTVKEVGAGAGGTRNIAGTSHPLVELEAELCGLHGKEAALVFTSGYVTNSTALSTLGRLPGMVLFSDSLNHASMIEGVRFGKCERHIFRHNDLDHLEELLQCVDADRPKLIAFESVYSMDGDIGPIEEVCDLADKYNALTYLDEVHAVGLYGESGGGVAQRDGVSDRIDIIQGTLGKAFGLIGGYIASTSLLVDYVRSFGSGFIFTTAMTPANAAGALVSIRHVRQNVHLRIKLHSNVNTLKSRLREEGLPLLETPTHIIPVMVRDANLCRTASHKLLHEHGIFVQHINHPTVPVGTERLRITPTPLHTSEMIEDLVVALVDVFDSLGIKTDK from the coding sequence ATGAACTACGATAAGGTGCTGGCAGATTCCCTCGAGCGGTTGAAGGTAGCGGGTAACTATCGCGAGTTTACCGATCTCGAGCGGCATGCCGGACGATATCCGCACGCAACAGATCATTCGATTGGTCGTGAGATCACGATCTGGTGCAACAATGACTATCTTGGGATGGGTCAGCATCCCGATGTGGCTGATGCCATCTGCAAGACCGTAAAGGAAGTCGGAGCCGGAGCTGGCGGTACTCGCAACATTGCGGGCACCAGTCATCCGCTTGTAGAGCTAGAAGCCGAACTGTGCGGCCTGCACGGTAAGGAAGCCGCTTTGGTGTTCACTTCCGGATACGTCACGAATTCCACTGCGCTGAGCACGCTCGGGAGACTTCCCGGTATGGTGCTTTTTTCTGACTCCCTGAATCATGCGTCGATGATCGAGGGTGTCCGCTTCGGCAAGTGTGAGCGACATATATTCCGCCACAATGACCTGGATCATCTCGAGGAGCTGCTGCAATGTGTCGATGCGGATCGTCCCAAACTGATTGCTTTCGAGTCAGTGTACTCGATGGACGGCGACATCGGTCCAATCGAGGAGGTCTGCGATCTGGCGGACAAATACAACGCACTGACCTACCTGGATGAGGTTCATGCTGTCGGCCTGTATGGTGAGTCAGGTGGCGGAGTTGCGCAAAGAGATGGTGTTTCCGATCGAATTGATATCATTCAGGGAACGTTGGGCAAGGCTTTTGGTCTGATTGGAGGATATATCGCCTCAACCTCATTGCTGGTTGACTATGTCCGAAGTTTCGGCAGCGGGTTCATCTTCACCACGGCGATGACGCCTGCGAACGCCGCCGGCGCTCTGGTGAGCATTCGGCATGTCAGGCAGAACGTGCACCTTCGAATCAAACTCCATAGCAATGTCAACACACTCAAGTCGAGGTTGCGGGAGGAAGGCCTTCCATTGCTGGAAACTCCTACCCATATCATTCCGGTCATGGTGCGGGATGCCAATCTGTGTCGCACGGCCAGTCACAAATTGTTGCACGAACACGGTATTTTTGTTCAGCACATCAATCACCCGACAGTCCCGGTCGGAACGGAACGACTGAGAATTACACCGACACCCCTGCACACCAGCGAGATGATCGAGGACTTGGTGGTTGCCTTGGTTGACGTATTCGACTCGCTCGGGATCAAGACAGACAAATAG
- a CDS encoding LLM class flavin-dependent oxidoreductase, giving the protein MDFCIQLSADYPDKSYGGNRVYRDMIEQAELADRLGFESVAITEHHLINCLMMPAPLQFAVKIAAHTQRINVITAVVVLPLHDMRVFAGEVVAADIFTEQRLLLGVGRGAYKFEMERLGVPIVETQARFDESLEVLQTLLSDEEVSWKGQYYNFEPLTIMPRPLSPGGPPMMIAVVNPANVYIYARKGMHIQTTPLSGSQELLERQVESFRQAKSELDDAADDITLTLSRVAFISRNERDRRRHVEAAHAYYRRFDNVFTGPGIVDAGMIRALERNQTMEELAENVLICSPAEMVDRVAPYAELGIDRMVFNINFGVGQQEQLECVQALGEEVMPHFANQS; this is encoded by the coding sequence ATGGATTTCTGTATTCAGTTGTCGGCCGACTATCCGGATAAGTCATACGGTGGTAATCGGGTTTATCGGGATATGATCGAGCAGGCGGAACTGGCGGATCGGCTGGGATTCGAGTCAGTTGCCATTACCGAGCATCATCTGATCAACTGCCTGATGATGCCGGCACCGTTGCAGTTTGCGGTGAAGATTGCAGCACACACCCAGCGCATCAATGTCATTACCGCGGTGGTTGTTCTCCCATTGCATGACATGCGCGTGTTCGCAGGGGAAGTTGTGGCGGCAGATATTTTCACTGAGCAAAGGTTGCTGCTGGGTGTCGGGCGCGGCGCCTATAAGTTCGAGATGGAACGACTGGGTGTGCCGATTGTGGAAACCCAAGCGCGGTTTGATGAGTCTCTCGAGGTGCTTCAGACCCTGCTTTCGGATGAAGAGGTATCGTGGAAAGGGCAGTACTATAATTTTGAGCCGCTGACGATCATGCCGCGTCCGTTGAGTCCGGGCGGGCCACCGATGATGATCGCTGTCGTCAATCCCGCGAATGTCTACATTTACGCAAGGAAGGGCATGCATATCCAGACAACGCCTCTTTCAGGCAGTCAGGAATTGCTGGAAAGGCAGGTGGAGAGTTTCCGGCAGGCGAAGAGCGAGCTCGACGACGCGGCGGACGACATCACGCTGACTCTTTCCAGAGTCGCTTTCATCTCGCGAAACGAACGCGACCGTCGACGACACGTGGAAGCCGCTCATGCCTACTACCGTCGGTTTGACAATGTGTTTACCGGACCCGGTATCGTTGATGCCGGTATGATTCGGGCGCTTGAGCGAAATCAGACCATGGAAGAGTTGGCGGAGAATGTCCTCATCTGTTCGCCGGCCGAGATGGTTGACAGGGTTGCACCTTATGCGGAACTCGGTATTGACCGGATGGTATTTAATATTAATTTCGGGGTCGGGCAGCAAGAGCAGCTTGAATGTGTTCAAGCGCTGGGAGAGGAAGTCATGCCACACTTTGCCAATCAATCCTGA